A single genomic interval of Pseudochaenichthys georgianus chromosome 3, fPseGeo1.2, whole genome shotgun sequence harbors:
- the dnaja2a gene encoding dnaJ homolog subfamily A member 2a, producing the protein MATVVDTKLYDILGVTPNATENELKKSYRKLAKEYHPDKNPNAGDKFKEISFAYDVLTNPEKKELYDRYGEQGLREGGGGGPGMDDIFSHIFGGGLFGFMGGQGSRARNGGRRRGEDMVHPLKVTLEDVYNGKTTKLQLSKNVLCSTCNGQGGKTGAVQKCTTCRGRGMRIMIRQLAPGMVQQMQSVCTDCNGEGEVISEKDRCKKCEGKKVLKEVKILEVHVDKGMKHGQKITFGGEADQAPGVEPGDIVLVLQEKENETFRRDGKDLFMNHKLGLVEALCGFQFMLKHLDGRQIVVKYPAGKVIEPAAVRVVRGEGMPQYRNPFEKGDLYVKFDVQFPENNWISPEKLVELEDMLPSRSEPPIITADTEEVDLQDYDVSQGSSGGGRREAYNDSSDEEGGHHGPGVQCAHQ; encoded by the exons ATGGCGACTGTAGTAGACACAAAACTATACGATATTCTCGGCGTGACTCCGAACGCTACTGAGAATGAGCTGAAGAAG TCATACCGGAAACTGGCAAAAGAATACCACCCTGACAAGAACCCAAATGCTGGCGACAAG TTCAAAGAAATCAGTTTTGCCTATGACGTGCTGACCAACCCTGAAAAGAAGGAACTGTATGACCGCTATGGAGAACAAGGCTTACGGGAAGGCGGTGGGGGTGGCCCCGGGATGGACGACATTTTCTCCCACATCTTCGGAGGTGGACTTTTCGGATTCATGGGTGGCCAGGGGAGTCGCGCCAGGAATGGAGGTCGGCGGAGAGGAGAGGACATGGTCCATCCACTCAA GGTGACACTGGAGGACGTTTACAACGGGAAAACGACTAAATTACAACTTAGCAAGAATGTACTGTGTAGCACTTGTAATGG GCAGGGAGGCAAGACAGGCGCTGTACAAAAATGTACAACATGTAGGGGACGAGGCATGCGCATCATGATCAGACAGCTGGCCCCAGGAATGGTCCAACAGATGCAGTCTGTGTGTACCGATTGTAACGGAGAAG GTGAAGTCATCAGTGAGAAGGATCGCTGTAAAAAATGTGAGGGCAAAAAAGTCCTCAAGGAGGTGAAGATCCTGGAGGTGCACGTGGACAAAGGCATGAAGCACGGCCAGAAAATTACCTTCGGAGGGGAGGCTGACCAGGCGCCTGGCGTCGAGCCTGGAGACATCGTCCTCGTCCTGCAGGAAAAAGAGAATGAG ACATTCAGGCGAGATGGTAAAGACCTGTTCATGAACCACAAGCTGGGGCTGGTGGAGGCGCTGTGCGGTTTCCAGTTCATGCTCAAACACTTAGACGGGAGACAGATCGTTGTGAAGTACCCCGCTGGCAAAGTCATCGAACCAG CCGCAGTCAGGGTGGTGCGAGGAGAGGGCATGCCACAGTACCGTAACCCCTTTGAGAAGGGAGACCTGTATGTCAAGTTTGATGTCCAGTTCCCAGAGAACAACTGGATCAGCCCCGAGAAGCTTGTG GAGCTGGAGGACATGCTGCCCTCACGGTCAGAGCCGCCCATCATCACGGCAGACACGGAGGAGGTGGACCTGCAGGACTACGACGTCAGCCAGGGCTCATCAGGCGGGGGCCGCAGAGAGGCTTACAACGACAGCTCCGACGAAGAGGGGGGCCACCACGGCCCGGGGGTGCAATGTGCCCACCAGtag